A window of the Vicingus serpentipes genome harbors these coding sequences:
- a CDS encoding sensor histidine kinase, whose product MLNKKKLYWYAQLFGWLVYVFIVGLFNKLSGNEVTTELIVSLLSIYLIGLSITHFYRAIIIKFNWMRYSVGLLVPRVLLSVVVWGIVVYLIQTLVLEVIIAKGSFEFEFADAFQKIINWALLLLLWSLFYFLFHFINNYKQEEIKNLKWQAAKNEIELNKLKSQLNPHFVFNSMNSIRALVDENPILAKDAITQLSNVLRNSLLMGKKKLIPLADELKIVDDYLSLEKTRFEEKLSIIKNIDENSLTFLVPPLMIQTLVENGIKHGTSKLSKGGTIELITELKNKTLYITIYNSGYYDKNKPSETGFGLLNTIQRLQLMYGETAKFNIENENERVKTTLLIPQKLTL is encoded by the coding sequence AAACAAAAAAAAACTATATTGGTATGCCCAATTATTTGGATGGCTAGTATATGTTTTTATTGTTGGGCTATTTAATAAGTTAAGTGGGAATGAGGTAACAACAGAGTTAATAGTTAGCTTGCTTTCTATTTACCTTATTGGCTTATCAATAACCCACTTTTATAGAGCAATCATTATTAAATTTAACTGGATGCGCTATTCAGTTGGTTTATTGGTTCCTCGTGTTCTTTTAAGCGTTGTAGTATGGGGCATTGTAGTTTATCTAATTCAAACATTAGTACTAGAAGTAATTATTGCCAAAGGATCTTTTGAATTTGAATTTGCAGATGCTTTTCAAAAAATAATAAACTGGGCATTACTCCTACTTTTATGGTCTTTATTTTATTTCTTATTTCACTTTATTAATAATTATAAACAAGAAGAAATAAAAAATTTGAAATGGCAAGCCGCCAAGAATGAAATTGAATTGAATAAACTTAAATCTCAATTAAACCCTCATTTTGTTTTCAATTCGATGAATAGCATAAGAGCTTTGGTTGATGAAAACCCGATACTAGCTAAAGATGCGATTACACAGTTATCTAACGTTCTAAGAAATTCGCTATTGATGGGTAAAAAAAAATTAATTCCACTTGCTGATGAATTAAAAATAGTTGACGACTATTTGAGTTTAGAAAAAACTCGTTTTGAAGAGAAGTTATCCATCATCAAAAATATTGATGAAAATTCTTTAACGTTTTTAGTTCCTCCTTTAATGATTCAAACTTTAGTTGAAAATGGTATAAAGCATGGAACTTCTAAACTGTCTAAAGGAGGTACAATAGAATTAATTACAGAACTTAAAAACAAAACACTTTATATCACAATATACAATAGTGGGTATTATGATAAAAACAAGCCTTCAGAAACTGGATTTGGACTTTTAAACACCATACAAAGATTACAATTAATGTATGGAGAAACTGCTAAATTTAATATTGAAAACGAAAACGAACGAGTAAAAACAACATTATTAATTCCTCAAAAACTAACGCTCTAA
- a CDS encoding LytR/AlgR family response regulator transcription factor, whose translation MKAIIVDDERLARKELHNLLAKYPSIEIIGEYDNAEDAINEIERQKPDLVFLDIHMPGKDGFGVLEELIYVPQVIFVTAYDEYAIKAFEVNALDYLLKPIQPERLEEAINKLSAQLQTNETSTNKLTAKDQVFVKDGEKCWFVKLEDVPMFESEGNYVRVYFKGNKPLILKSLNNLANKLDEDVFFRANRKFIINLNWIEDVENWFNGGLMVKLKTGEKVEISRRQATKLKEMKSL comes from the coding sequence ATGAAAGCAATAATTGTAGATGATGAACGATTAGCTAGAAAAGAGCTTCACAATTTATTAGCTAAATATCCAAGCATTGAGATTATTGGTGAATATGATAATGCAGAAGATGCAATTAATGAAATTGAAAGACAAAAACCAGATTTAGTCTTTTTAGATATTCATATGCCTGGAAAAGATGGATTTGGTGTTCTTGAAGAATTAATTTATGTTCCACAAGTAATTTTTGTTACGGCATACGATGAATATGCCATAAAAGCTTTTGAAGTTAACGCATTAGATTATTTATTAAAACCTATTCAGCCTGAACGCTTGGAAGAAGCAATTAATAAACTTTCTGCACAACTTCAAACCAATGAAACATCAACTAATAAACTAACAGCTAAAGACCAAGTTTTTGTTAAAGATGGAGAAAAGTGTTGGTTTGTAAAATTGGAAGATGTTCCGATGTTTGAATCTGAAGGAAATTATGTTCGTGTATATTTTAAAGGCAACAAACCTCTAATATTAAAATCGTTAAACAATCTAGCAAATAAGCTTGATGAAGATGTTTTTTTTAGAGCGAACCGTAAATTTATTATTAACCTAAACTGGATTGAAGATGTTGAAAATTGGTTCAACGGAGGATTAATGGTTAAGTTAAAAACGGGTGAAAAAGTTGAAATATCAAGAAGACAAGCCACTAAACTTAAAGAAATGAAGAGTCTTTGA
- a CDS encoding DUF1987 domain-containing protein, whose product MESIQISATENSPEINFNINEGLFIIKGKSIVSEVDKFYAPILDWLQEFQTKATSEINFIFDLEYFNIFSSKRILFILYTLSDIRARGIDVRVTWYFSMEDDDMKEVGEDYACMVNIPFDFISKSVAHELI is encoded by the coding sequence ATGGAATCTATACAAATAAGTGCTACCGAAAATTCACCTGAAATTAACTTCAATATTAATGAAGGTCTTTTTATCATTAAAGGTAAATCTATCGTTTCTGAAGTTGATAAATTTTACGCTCCAATATTAGATTGGCTACAAGAATTTCAAACTAAAGCAACTAGTGAAATTAATTTCATTTTTGATTTAGAGTATTTCAATATTTTCTCATCCAAACGTATACTATTTATCTTATATACCCTTAGTGACATTAGAGCAAGAGGTATTGATGTTAGAGTAACTTGGTACTTTTCAATGGAAGATGACGACATGAAAGAAGTTGGAGAGGATTATGCTTGTATGGTAAACATCCCTTTCGATTTTATAAGCAAGTCTGTTGCTCACGAATTAATTTAA
- a CDS encoding OmpH family outer membrane protein, translated as MKNISLLINGVLAVAIAILYYLHFSYSSQCESPKEIEDDTVITSSIPEETNNDVSSNIGYINVDSLQEKYALYEELIQKLKSRQTKYEREISAKMTVFEQKVKDFQEKAPTMSQFEGQMKQQELAEEEQKLYKMREDFSVKFQEEEIKLNDEFQKTVKAYIEKHNKETNFDIIIGASQMGNVVLDHKPGIDITNSVVEGLNAEYKKQIETK; from the coding sequence ATGAAAAATATATCATTATTAATAAACGGAGTTTTAGCCGTTGCAATTGCAATTTTATATTACCTACACTTTTCTTACTCGTCACAATGCGAAAGTCCTAAAGAAATTGAAGATGATACTGTTATAACTTCATCTATACCAGAGGAAACTAATAATGATGTGAGTTCTAATATTGGTTATATAAATGTTGATTCTTTACAAGAGAAATATGCTTTATATGAAGAGTTAATTCAAAAATTAAAAAGCAGACAAACAAAATATGAAAGAGAAATCTCTGCTAAAATGACAGTATTTGAGCAAAAAGTAAAAGATTTCCAAGAAAAAGCACCTACAATGTCTCAGTTTGAAGGCCAAATGAAACAACAGGAACTAGCTGAAGAAGAACAAAAACTTTATAAAATGAGAGAAGACTTTTCTGTTAAATTTCAGGAAGAAGAGATAAAGTTAAATGATGAGTTTCAAAAAACAGTGAAAGCTTACATTGAAAAACACAATAAAGAAACAAATTTTGATATTATTATTGGCGCCTCTCAAATGGGTAATGTGGTTTTAGATCACAAGCCAGGAATAGACATTACAAATAGTGTTGTTGAAGGTTTAAACGCTGAGTATAAAAAACAAATTGAAACAAAATAA
- a CDS encoding DUF4924 family protein produces MLIAQHKKETNIAEYILYMWQIEDVIRSNNFDLSRIDEAIIQKFNVEKDTQYEIKLWYQNLIEQMMKEGVIEKGHLSSVSKYTNELNNLHNSLLTTIQDAEYQNAYHKAKDDIKVLIIKSGGEAHNEIEACLIGLYGFLMLKLKQAEISEATKSAMNSFSTLIALLVDRYNKLLKGELHLSKEKSN; encoded by the coding sequence ATGTTAATTGCTCAACATAAAAAAGAAACTAACATTGCTGAATATATTCTATATATGTGGCAAATTGAAGATGTTATTCGCTCAAACAATTTTGATTTATCAAGAATTGACGAAGCAATAATTCAAAAATTTAATGTAGAAAAAGACACCCAATATGAAATTAAGTTATGGTATCAAAACTTAATTGAGCAAATGATGAAAGAAGGTGTAATTGAAAAAGGACATTTAAGTTCAGTATCTAAATACACAAATGAACTAAACAATTTACACAATTCTTTACTCACTACAATTCAAGATGCTGAATATCAAAACGCTTATCACAAAGCAAAAGATGATATAAAAGTTTTAATAATAAAGTCGGGAGGCGAAGCTCACAACGAAATTGAAGCTTGCCTAATAGGCTTGTATGGATTTTTAATGCTGAAATTAAAACAAGCCGAAATTAGCGAAGCAACTAAGTCTGCAATGAATTCGTTTAGTACATTAATAGCTCTCTTAGTTGACCGATACAATAAATTGTTAAAAGGAGAGTTACATCTATCTAAAGAAAAAAGTAACTAA
- a CDS encoding T9SS type B sorting domain-containing protein: protein MRYLIFILFSCILFSRGFSQCAVGNIPDPIIVDSVSVLPNGDVVISWQPSVFPDLVKYQVVILDPITSNIVIIDSVSAGTTTFTIPFNLTLAFNVNASDITSNDFAIRVRDNCNNLSLALPESFNNTIFLEHNIDICSSSAILRWNAYDDFQSGTNVMYEIFMSVNGGIYNSVGTTSSLTYNYAGLNKGDNYQFFVKAIENNGAGPFASSSNVIDVSGNFLIEPNFLYEYTATVIDSSHIQIYFYADTAADISEYIVKRALANSHVYTTIATITDFSGMNPLIQYDDYEVEANNFSYFYQIYSVNTCGDLQLISNEGRTIKLIIENNNVMAKNTLTWNWYEGWLGGVNKYEIYRSESGNFNFELVTSISSAGDEIMTFEDDVSNLTEGTGEFCYKIKAIENNVAHVGNLPFANSFSNEVCVKHTPLIYIPNAFNPSWTANTTFKPSAILFDFTSYSFIIYDRWGQKVFETTEYEEAWNGKFNNSGASLPTGTYIYVLKLLSSNGEEFTKRGMVTIVQ, encoded by the coding sequence TTGAGATATCTAATTTTCATATTATTTTCATGTATATTATTTTCACGTGGATTTTCTCAATGTGCTGTTGGAAATATACCAGACCCTATAATTGTTGACAGTGTTTCTGTTTTACCAAATGGAGATGTAGTAATCTCTTGGCAACCAAGTGTTTTTCCTGATTTAGTGAAATATCAAGTTGTAATTCTTGATCCAATCACCTCAAACATTGTAATTATCGATTCCGTTTCTGCTGGCACTACAACTTTTACGATTCCTTTTAATTTAACACTGGCTTTTAATGTAAATGCGTCAGATATTACCTCTAATGATTTTGCAATAAGAGTTCGAGATAATTGTAATAATTTATCACTTGCGCTTCCTGAGTCGTTTAACAACACAATTTTTTTAGAGCATAATATTGATATTTGCTCTTCTTCAGCTATTTTAAGATGGAATGCTTATGATGATTTTCAATCTGGAACAAATGTTATGTATGAAATTTTTATGAGTGTAAATGGCGGAATTTACAATTCCGTCGGAACAACCTCCTCACTTACTTATAATTATGCAGGTTTAAACAAAGGTGATAATTACCAATTTTTTGTGAAAGCTATAGAAAATAATGGTGCCGGTCCTTTTGCTTCCTCCTCAAACGTTATTGATGTTTCTGGCAACTTTTTAATTGAACCTAATTTTTTATATGAATATACTGCTACTGTTATCGATTCTAGCCATATTCAAATTTATTTTTATGCAGATACAGCTGCTGATATTAGTGAGTATATTGTAAAAAGAGCACTAGCAAATAGTCATGTATATACTACTATTGCAACCATAACCGATTTTAGTGGAATGAATCCTCTCATTCAATATGATGATTATGAAGTTGAAGCAAATAACTTTTCTTATTTCTATCAAATATATTCGGTAAATACTTGTGGGGATTTACAGCTTATATCTAATGAAGGTAGAACTATCAAGTTAATTATTGAGAACAACAATGTAATGGCAAAAAACACTCTTACTTGGAACTGGTATGAAGGCTGGCTTGGCGGAGTAAATAAATATGAAATTTATAGAAGCGAAAGCGGAAATTTTAATTTTGAACTTGTTACCTCAATCAGCTCAGCGGGAGATGAAATCATGACTTTTGAAGATGATGTATCAAATTTAACTGAAGGTACAGGTGAGTTTTGCTACAAAATAAAAGCAATTGAAAATAATGTAGCACATGTCGGTAATTTACCTTTTGCAAACAGTTTTTCAAACGAAGTATGTGTAAAGCATACCCCACTAATTTATATACCAAATGCTTTTAATCCATCATGGACTGCAAATACAACCTTTAAACCTTCTGCAATTCTTTTTGACTTCACATCTTATTCTTTTATAATTTATGATAGATGGGGGCAAAAAGTATTTGAAACAACTGAATACGAAGAAGCTTGGAATGGAAAATTTAATAACTCAGGAGCTAGTTTACCAACCGGAACATATATCTATGTGCTTAAACTACTTTCTTCAAACGGTGAAGAATTCACAAAAAGAGGAATGGTAACAATTGTTCAATAA
- the fdhD gene encoding formate dehydrogenase accessory sulfurtransferase FdhD → MAFDNYQAKKFTKHGDEIVDDNLTVEQALQININNQPFTITMRTPGNDNELITGLLYSEDIYRSINNPLIINYHTTKNNITSAAISIKETDLGKGYLNSRNILSVSSCGICGKKELDELVNTNIKIGDFEIKKETLLQMFQQMGKGQNTFHKSGGSHAAAAFDKKGCLLSIMEDIGRHNAVDKVIGALILNKTLKEAKCIVVSGRISYEIVTKAFAAKIGVLAAISAPSTLAVDFAKELGITLLGFCRGENATCYSHSYRINN, encoded by the coding sequence ATGGCTTTTGATAATTACCAAGCAAAAAAATTTACCAAACATGGTGATGAAATAGTTGATGATAATTTAACTGTTGAACAAGCTTTACAAATAAATATCAATAATCAACCTTTTACAATTACTATGCGAACACCTGGTAATGATAATGAGTTAATTACAGGTTTATTATATTCTGAAGATATTTATAGAAGTATAAATAACCCATTAATAATTAACTATCACACTACAAAAAACAATATAACTAGTGCTGCTATATCAATAAAAGAAACAGATTTAGGAAAAGGCTATTTAAATAGCAGAAACATCTTGTCGGTTTCTTCGTGTGGAATTTGTGGAAAAAAAGAGTTGGATGAATTGGTAAATACCAACATTAAGATAGGGGACTTTGAAATAAAAAAAGAAACACTTTTACAGATGTTTCAACAAATGGGGAAAGGCCAAAATACATTTCATAAGTCTGGAGGTTCTCATGCAGCAGCAGCATTCGATAAAAAAGGATGTTTATTATCGATTATGGAAGATATAGGGAGACATAATGCTGTTGATAAGGTAATTGGAGCTTTAATCTTAAATAAAACGTTAAAAGAAGCAAAATGTATTGTGGTAAGTGGTAGAATATCTTACGAAATAGTAACCAAAGCTTTTGCTGCAAAAATAGGTGTTCTTGCTGCTATTTCAGCGCCTTCAACCTTAGCTGTTGATTTTGCAAAAGAATTAGGAATTACATTATTAGGGTTTTGTAGGGGTGAAAATGCAACTTGTTATTCTCATTCATATCGAATAAATAACTAA
- a CDS encoding tRNA1(Val) (adenine(37)-N6)-methyltransferase, with translation MKVGTDGVLLGAWSKVPSGNVLDVGSGSGLISLMVAQRNLNCEIDAIDIDQNAFLQTQQNVIASKWNSRIKVFNTSLQLFDTKKIYELIISNPPFFNNAYKSTDLAKNTARHTDELPFKVFINSVINLLAPHGLFTLILPVNESLLFTELALKNNLHINRKCLVKPNYQKAPKRVLLEFSFSKIETIEEELIIETEIRHHYTEEYRNLTKDFYLKF, from the coding sequence ATGAAAGTAGGCACTGATGGTGTTTTGTTAGGTGCTTGGAGTAAAGTTCCAAGTGGAAATGTGTTAGATGTAGGTTCTGGTTCGGGGTTAATTAGTTTAATGGTTGCACAACGAAATTTGAATTGTGAAATTGATGCTATTGATATTGACCAAAATGCTTTTTTACAAACTCAACAGAATGTAATAGCAAGTAAATGGAATTCAAGAATTAAAGTTTTCAATACGTCGCTTCAGTTATTTGATACAAAAAAAATATATGAGTTAATTATATCTAACCCTCCCTTTTTTAATAATGCTTATAAATCGACAGATTTAGCTAAAAATACTGCTCGACATACAGATGAATTACCATTTAAAGTATTCATTAATTCGGTAATTAATTTATTGGCTCCTCATGGATTATTCACATTGATTTTACCTGTAAATGAATCATTACTTTTTACCGAATTAGCGTTAAAAAATAACTTGCATATAAATCGAAAGTGCTTAGTTAAACCAAATTATCAGAAAGCGCCTAAGCGAGTTCTTTTAGAGTTCTCTTTTTCTAAAATAGAAACAATTGAGGAAGAGTTGATAATAGAAACAGAAATTAGGCACCATTACACTGAAGAATATCGTAATTTAACCAAAGATTTCTATCTGAAATTTTAG
- a CDS encoding PKD domain-containing protein, giving the protein MKNDLNHIDEIFKNSLENFEANVDPSVWANVSQSIGNTAGATSAAGGAAVSAGSKSILFYAAASIIATATVIGSVYLLNSNPAEKNVVKNEIKETAPISEEVEVLNVLTQDEKMIESAKVEESSLVVKDHDVAIEKKSNDNQFNNTLSSDKADSEQMVKASPVLSGNTSDEVTVSSANKQKEENIVPSKVLVVEELKVSIRSNVKKGKAPLDVEFSVDGDAVSYLWDFGDNTSISSEETPYHTFKKPGTYKVALTAIDKNANSKISYQLIEVEKNKISKLDEIQNVFSPNGDGINDIIKVDGENISKFHASVLDSKGNLIYEWDSIDGFWDGRDNNNNIIPKGTYYLVVTATGEDGEQHIDKKSIQLY; this is encoded by the coding sequence GTGAAGAATGATTTAAACCATATTGATGAAATTTTCAAAAACTCGTTAGAGAACTTTGAAGCAAATGTTGACCCAAGTGTTTGGGCTAATGTTTCACAAAGTATTGGAAATACAGCAGGTGCAACATCTGCTGCTGGTGGAGCAGCAGTAAGTGCTGGGTCTAAATCTATTTTATTTTATGCAGCAGCAAGTATTATTGCTACAGCAACTGTTATTGGTTCGGTTTATTTATTAAACAGTAATCCGGCTGAGAAAAATGTTGTTAAAAATGAAATAAAGGAAACAGCCCCTATTTCTGAAGAAGTAGAAGTGTTGAATGTTTTAACTCAAGATGAGAAAATGATAGAATCTGCTAAGGTTGAAGAATCTAGTCTTGTTGTAAAAGATCATGATGTAGCAATAGAAAAAAAATCAAACGATAATCAATTTAATAATACTTTATCGAGTGATAAGGCTGATAGCGAACAAATGGTTAAAGCTTCTCCAGTTCTAAGTGGAAATACTTCAGATGAAGTCACTGTTTCATCAGCAAACAAACAAAAGGAAGAGAATATAGTTCCTTCTAAAGTTTTGGTGGTAGAAGAACTAAAAGTTAGCATTAGAAGTAATGTTAAAAAAGGTAAAGCACCTTTAGATGTTGAGTTTAGTGTCGATGGTGATGCGGTGAGTTATTTGTGGGATTTTGGTGATAACACCTCAATTTCAAGCGAAGAAACCCCTTACCACACATTCAAAAAACCAGGTACTTATAAAGTTGCCTTAACGGCTATTGATAAAAATGCCAATTCAAAAATAAGCTATCAATTAATTGAAGTAGAAAAAAATAAAATTTCTAAGCTTGATGAAATTCAAAATGTATTTTCTCCTAACGGAGATGGTATCAATGATATTATTAAGGTTGATGGTGAAAATATATCTAAGTTTCATGCTTCTGTATTAGATAGTAAAGGAAATTTAATTTATGAATGGGACTCTATAGATGGGTTTTGGGATGGAAGAGATAATAACAATAATATTATTCCTAAAGGAACTTATTATCTTGTAGTTACTGCTACTGGAGAAGATGGGGAACAACACATCGATAAAAAAAGTATTCAACTGTACTAG
- a CDS encoding RNA polymerase sigma factor: protein MKIDNEQLVKKCLEKDPLAQKQLFDSFSRKMMGVCLRYSQDQEEAQDVLQMGFIKVFEKLHMYSSEGSLEGWIRKVIVNTALDNIRKNKKFNENIELDKVDFQLDNNSETGLDALSAKDLLKIIQEMPPGFRTVFNLYAIEGYSHKEIAEQLGVTVSTSKSQYSRAKVYLQKIIIEENIL, encoded by the coding sequence ATGAAAATTGATAATGAGCAATTGGTAAAAAAGTGTCTTGAGAAAGACCCTCTTGCTCAAAAGCAATTGTTTGATTCTTTTTCGAGAAAAATGATGGGGGTTTGTTTACGCTACTCTCAAGATCAGGAAGAAGCCCAAGATGTTTTACAGATGGGGTTTATTAAAGTGTTTGAAAAGCTACATATGTATAGTAGCGAAGGTTCTTTAGAAGGATGGATTAGAAAAGTAATTGTAAATACAGCTTTAGATAATATTCGTAAAAACAAAAAGTTTAACGAAAATATAGAATTAGATAAAGTAGATTTTCAATTAGATAATAATAGTGAAACTGGCTTAGACGCTTTGTCGGCAAAAGATTTATTAAAAATAATTCAAGAAATGCCACCTGGTTTTAGAACAGTTTTTAACCTTTATGCAATAGAAGGTTATTCACACAAAGAAATTGCAGAACAATTAGGAGTTACAGTAAGTACATCTAAGTCGCAATATTCGAGAGCTAAAGTGTATTTACAAAAAATAATTATAGAAGAAAACATATTATAA
- the rsmI gene encoding 16S rRNA (cytidine(1402)-2'-O)-methyltransferase, whose protein sequence is MSKLYIIPTPIGNLKDITLRALETLQEVDVILAEDTRQTSKLLKHYNIDKKLIAHHQHNEHHKIERVIEEIKSGVVIGLVSDAGTPAISDPGFLLARECIKNGIEIETLPGATAFVPALVNSGFPCDKFVFEGFLPHKKGRQTRLNVLKEETRTVIFYESTHRLIKTLTQLAEFFGEDRQVSVSRELTKMHEENIRGTVKEVLEYYNNNIIKGEIVIVVHGIVK, encoded by the coding sequence ATGTCGAAACTATACATAATACCCACACCTATAGGTAATTTAAAAGATATTACGCTTCGTGCTTTAGAAACATTGCAAGAAGTTGATGTGATTTTAGCCGAAGACACGCGACAGACTTCAAAATTATTAAAGCATTATAATATTGATAAAAAGTTAATTGCTCACCATCAACACAATGAGCACCATAAAATTGAGCGTGTAATTGAAGAAATTAAAAGTGGTGTTGTTATAGGTTTAGTTTCTGATGCAGGAACACCAGCAATTTCTGACCCTGGTTTTTTATTGGCACGAGAATGCATAAAAAATGGAATTGAGATTGAAACGTTACCTGGAGCTACAGCATTTGTTCCAGCTCTAGTTAATTCTGGTTTCCCTTGCGATAAATTTGTTTTTGAAGGGTTTTTACCTCATAAAAAAGGTCGTCAAACTAGATTAAATGTATTAAAAGAAGAGACTCGCACCGTAATATTTTATGAATCGACTCACCGTTTAATAAAAACTTTAACCCAGTTAGCTGAGTTTTTTGGTGAAGACAGGCAAGTTTCTGTTTCTCGTGAATTAACCAAAATGCACGAAGAAAACATTAGAGGAACGGTAAAAGAAGTATTAGAATATTATAACAACAATATAATAAAAGGCGAAATTGTAATTGTTGTTCATGGAATAGTAAAATAG
- the chrA gene encoding chromate efflux transporter, with amino-acid sequence MSNLKEIAQVFFKMGCFAFGGPAVHIAMMEDEIVSKRKWMNHEHFLDLVGATNLIPGPNSTEMTMHCGHDRGGWAGMFVAGICFIFPAVFITGILAWFYVRFGELPNVKPFINGIQPAVIAIIIQAVFKLGKKAVKNVELAIFGIIALILNLIGINEILSLLATAIIGSVYFFIKDKSKANNLNPLVILLLQPLGLAATKISTLSVFLSFFKIGAILYGSGYVLFAYLDAEFVETGIMTRTALMDAVAVGQFTPGPVLSTATFVGFQLNGFWGAIAATTGIFLPSFLLVLLLNPLIPKMRKSAVLKHFLNIMSVGAVALMIAVILKMGTTSLVDLKNLVIFIISMVLVFFVKKVNAMHIVLLGSILGFGLSFID; translated from the coding sequence ATGTCAAATCTTAAAGAAATAGCACAAGTATTTTTTAAAATGGGCTGCTTTGCTTTTGGTGGTCCTGCGGTTCATATTGCCATGATGGAAGATGAAATTGTTTCCAAACGAAAATGGATGAACCATGAGCATTTTTTAGATTTAGTTGGTGCAACTAATTTAATTCCAGGCCCAAATTCTACCGAGATGACGATGCATTGCGGACACGACCGTGGAGGTTGGGCAGGCATGTTTGTTGCTGGTATTTGTTTTATTTTTCCTGCTGTATTTATTACTGGTATTTTAGCTTGGTTTTATGTTAGGTTTGGTGAACTCCCAAATGTAAAACCATTTATAAATGGCATTCAGCCAGCAGTAATTGCTATAATTATTCAAGCTGTATTTAAGTTGGGTAAAAAGGCCGTGAAAAATGTAGAACTAGCAATTTTTGGGATTATTGCATTAATCTTAAACTTAATTGGTATTAATGAAATATTGAGTCTTTTAGCTACTGCAATAATAGGCTCTGTTTACTTTTTCATTAAAGACAAAAGCAAAGCTAACAACCTTAATCCTTTAGTAATTTTATTATTACAACCATTAGGTTTAGCCGCAACTAAAATATCTACACTTAGTGTATTCTTGAGTTTCTTTAAAATTGGTGCCATATTATATGGCAGTGGATATGTATTATTTGCTTATTTAGATGCCGAATTTGTAGAAACAGGTATAATGACTCGAACTGCTTTAATGGATGCTGTAGCTGTTGGTCAATTTACTCCTGGTCCTGTGTTGTCTACCGCTACCTTTGTCGGTTTTCAATTAAATGGTTTTTGGGGTGCTATAGCTGCAACTACAGGCATATTCTTACCTTCATTTTTGTTGGTTTTATTGCTGAATCCTTTAATACCAAAAATGAGAAAATCGGCAGTATTAAAACACTTTTTAAACATTATGAGTGTGGGAGCTGTAGCCTTAATGATAGCCGTAATTTTAAAAATGGGTACTACTTCTTTAGTTGACCTTAAAAATTTAGTAATTTTTATTATTAGTATGGTTTTAGTGTTTTTTGTGAAAAAAGTAAATGCTATGCACATTGTATTATTAGGCTCAATATTAGGGTTTGGATTGTCTTTTATTGATTAA